TCGGAGTCGGGCGTCCAGTCCTGGTGCTTCCACGAGGTGGCGTGCTCGGGCGTGTTCTCCATGCCCTCCCACCACACGTCGCCGTCGTCGGTGAGCGCCACGTTCGTGAAGACCGTGTTGCCCTTCTCGATCGTGCGCATGGCGTTCGGGTTCGTGTGGTTGTCGGTGCCCGGCGCGACGCCGAAGAAGCCGAACTCCGGGTTCACCGCGTACAGGCGGCCGTCCTCGCCGAAGCGCATCCACGCGATGTCGTCGCCGAGTGTCTCCGCGCGCCAGCCCGGGATGGTCGGCTGCAGCATGGCGAGGTTGGTCTTGCCGCAGGCGCTCGGGAACGCCGCCGCGACGTAGTGGACCTTGTTCTCGGGCGAGATCAGCTTGAGGATCAGCATGTGCTCGGCCAGCCAGCCCTCGTCACGGGCGATGACCGAGCCGATGCGCAGCGAGTAGCACTTCTTGCCCAGCAACGAGTTGCCGCCGTAGCCGGAGCCGTAGCTCCAGATGAGGCGCTCCTCCGGGAATTGCGAGATGTACTTGGTCTCGTTGCACGGCCAGGCGACGTCCTTCTCGCCCGGGGCCAGCGGCTTGCCGACCGAGTGCAGCGCGGGCACGAACTCGCGCTCCGAACCGTCCGGCGCGATGAACTTGTCCAGCGCGGCCTTGCCGGCGCGGGTCATCACGCGCATCGAGGCGACGACGTAGGCGAAGTCCGTGATTTCGATGCCCAGCTTCGGGTTTTCGTCGCCGAGCGGGCCCATGCAGAACGGGATGACGTACATCGTGCGGCCGGCCATGCAGCCGCGGTACAGCTCCGTCATCGTGGCCTTCATCTCGGCCGGGTCGACCCAGTTGTTCGTCGGGCCCGCGTCCTTCTCCTCCTTCGAGCAGATGAAGGTGCGGTCCTCGACCCGCGCGACGTCGCCGGGGTCCGAGGTGGCCCAGTAGGAGTTCGGCTTGGCGTCCAGCTTCACGAAGGTGCCGGCGTCGACCAGCTCCTGGTTGATCCGGGCGGCTTCCTCGTCAGACCCGTCGACCCACACCACGCGGTCCGGGGTGGTCAGCTCGGCGACCTCCCGGACCCAGGACAGCACGCCACTGTGCGTCGTCGGCGCGTTGTCCAGTCCGGGGATGGCGACTGCGGTCATCTCTACTCCTGACTTCCGACGACAAAAGAGCCCACACCGCGAACGACAGTGTTCTTGGTGCGGGCTTCGTTGCCGGCGACCGAATGGCTTCGCGCACCGGCGGAAGACCGGTGTGCGGGTTTTGGGATTCCCCGACTGTAGCCGGATGGACGGCAGGTAACCGAGAGCTGACCTGTCGGTTCTCTCACAAGAACGATAAGGGAATCGATTCAGTTTCACCGGAACGGGCCAGCGCCGAAAATCTTTCCGCGTGGCCCGCGTCGCATTCGTGCCCGATGCCGGGAGCGGGTCTGATCGGTCCTGATCTTCGCCGGACGCTGCCGGGCGCCGGTTCGCCGGACCGGCGCGGACGGGGTCGGGTTTTGGCGTCCCGGAGACGACGAAACGGGCCCGGCGCGCGGCCGGACCCGTTTTCGTGTGACGTCAGTTACCGGAAGCTCAGTTGGGGCTGATCCACTGCCCGGTTCCGCTGTCGATCTTGGCGACGCCGCTGAGCAGCTGCGCGCCCTCGCCGCCCCAGGCCGAATCGCTGCCGGGGTCGGCAGCCGCGTGGTTCGCGCCGCCGTCGGTCTCGGTCCACTGGCCGTGGCCGGTGTGCTCGAAGGTGTGGGTGGAACCGTCCGCGCCGACCTGCACCGCGACGTCGGCCTGGCCGTCGCCGTTGGTGTCGGTGAAGGCGATCGTGCCGCCGGACTTCGTCTCGACCACGGCGGTGTCGTTGTGTCCGTCGTGGTCGGTGTCGATGGTGGCGACCCCGGCGTCGACGTCGCCGTCCGGAAGGTCGGCGTGGATGTGCCCGGTGGTCGACGTGTCCGAGGTGTGCGTATCGGTGCCGTCGGAGCCGGACTGGCCGTGGCCGGATTCGACCCAGCTGCCGGTCTTCTCGTCGTAAACCGCCTGGTCCACGACGTGCCCGGACGCGTCGACCACGGCGTAGTGATCGGCGACCCCGTCGTGGTCGGTGTCTGCGAACACCTGCGCGGTGCCGTCGTCGTGCTCGACGACCGCGGTGTCGGCGACCCCGTCGTGGTCGGTGTCGTAGTTGACCTCGGCCTGGTACTCCTGGCCGTCGACGTGGACGGTCAAGGCCTCCGGGCCGGTCGCGTCGGTGCCGCCGCTCTCGTCGACCCACATGGGTTGGTCCCCCTTATTACGCCGGGTCTGCCGCTGGTTTCGCTCGGTATGACTCACGTTAGGCCGGTTCGGTTCCCGTCCACAAGCGGATCACCGCCCGCTCACGGCGAGAGGCTGACCGGAAGTCCGCGACCGGTGACGAAGACGCACCAACTGCCCGCGTCGTCGTGGGTCAGTCCCAGCCGGACCGTCGCCGGACCGTGCCCCGCCCTGCTGACCTGGACCTCGTAGTACGCCCAGTTGTACGGCGTGTCGAGTTTCTGGCCGAGCTGGATCTGGACCTCGTCCTTGGCGAAACCGTCTACTGCCTCCGTCGCCGGGAACTCGGTGGAGGGGTGACAGTTGACGTTCTGCAGGCCGATCGGGTCGCGCTTGGCGACCGCGTCGACGTAAGCCCTGGCGACGACGTCGGGGCCGCCTGCCGGACGGTGCACCTCGACGCTGTCGTCGGTCGCGATGGCGAAGATCGCGAACCCACCGCCGCCGAGCAGCACCACCACGCCGAGGCAGATGCCGACGATCAGCCCGACCCGGCGTTTCTTCGGCGGCGCGGGCGGCTGCCACTGCTGCGGCGGCGGACCGCCCCATTGCGGAGCCGGCGGCACTCCCCACTGCGGCGGCTGCGGTCCAGGCGGCTGAGGTCCAGGTCCGTACATCACCGGCTGATCATGCCCGATCGCGGACCGTGCGGATGCGGGAAAGCAAAGTCTCGGCCCGGGTGTGGCCCTCGGTCGCGTCCTTGAGGCGTTTCGAGACGATCGCGATCTTCTTCGCCCGCTCCTGCGCGCTCATCTTGATCGTCTGGTCCACCTCCTTCAGCTCCGCCTCGATCGCCTCGATGCGGCGGCCCAGCGCCTCGTCCAGAGCGAGCGACAGTTGCTGTTCGGCCTCGATGAGCTGTTCGGCGATCAGCTGGTCGAGCGTCGAGCGGGCGTCGGCGATCGCTTCGACCAGCCATTGCTTCAGGTGTTGTTTGTCCGACGCGTGTTTGCGAGTGCGCGCCATCCACCAGCCCGCGCCGAGGCCGATCACGATCGTCGCCGGGAGCACGACCGGGTTGAGGATCGCGACGCCGGCGAGTGGCAAAGCGGCGATCTTTCCGGCACCGACGCCACCGGAAATGCCCATGAACACCAGCAGTTTGTCTTCGGCCGTCGGCGGTTTCTTGTCCGGCGGCCGCAGCACGACCGGCGGGCCGCCGGCACGCGCGAACTGGGCGCGGATCACGTCGAGTTCTTCGGCGGAGAACAGCTCCGACAGCGCGGTGTTCGTGACCTGGTTCAGCCGTTGCGACAGCTGCATCGACACCCGTTGCGACGCGGTCTGCAGCGCGATGTCGACTTCCTGCGGCAGCGCGGCGAGTTCGTCGCGTTTGGCCGCGTCGATGCGCTGGCGGAAATGCGCCTGCGCCTCGCGCATTTCGCGGCTGCTCTCGTGGCCGACCTCGACTCGCGTGCGCTGGATTTCGCCGCGCAACCGCAACTGCCAGCCGCGGGTGGAGGTGCGGCGCTGGGACTGAAGATCGTCGCGGCGGGCGCGGAGTTGTTCGGCTTCCGCTTCCCCCGCCGACAAGGCCCGGCTTTCGGCTTGCAGCTTCGCCTTGATCCCGGCCAGCGCGCTCGACAGCGAGCGGAGCGTGTTGGCTTCCTTGAGCATCATCGACCGGCCGACCAGCAGTTCCTGCAGCGCGACCTGCACCGCCGCGATGCCGGACTTCTCCCGCAGCATGGCGGCGACCTGGTCGTTCGGCGCCTTCGCGGCCGTCTCGAACACGCGCGCCGACACCGGATGGAAGACCGCGTCGGCGAAGCGGGGCGCGTGTTCGGCGAGCAGCTGCCGGTCGGCGTCCAGGATCTCGCGCCAGCCGCGGAACGCGTCGGTTTTGGCCAGGACGAACACGACCGTCTCGACGCGGTCCGCGACCTCGCGCAGGAACTGCAGCTCGGTCGAGGTGAACGGGGCCGACGCGTCGACCACGAACACCAGCGCGGTCGCGCCCGCGGCGGCCTCCTTGGCCAGCTCGCCGTGCAGCGAATCGAGCCCGCCGACGCCGGGAGTGTCGACCAGGGTCAGCCGTTCCAGCAGCGGGACCGGACCGGAGACCTCGACGTAGCGCGGCGGCAGCTGGCCTGGCGGCAGTTCGTGCGCGGCGGACACCCAGTCGACCAGCTGCGTCAGGTCGAACGGCACCGACGCCAGCTGACCGGGGTAGCAGGCCTGCGCGCCCCACTGCTGCGCGTGCTCGAAAACGAGGTAGGTCGCGGTGGCCACGTCAGCGTCCACAGGGGACAGTCCCGGCGTCGCGAGCAGGGCGTTGACCAGCGAACTCTTCCCGCGGTTCGTTTCGCCGACGACCACCACGGACGGCTTTTCCGAACGAGCCTTGCGCTGGTCCTCGACCCACTTGGCGGCCTGCGGATCCGCCTCGCGGACGACGCCGAGCAGCTGTTCGCGCGCGGCCTGGACCTGAGCGGGAAGCGTCGGTGCGGTCACTGCGCCCGCTTCGCGTAGACGGTGACGATCGGCGCGCGCAGCAACCGGTCCTGGTCGGCGAACCCGACGACCTCGGTCTCCGCGACGACGCCTTCCAGCTCCGGATCGTCGGTGGGCACCGCGCCGCCCGCCTCGTGGCGGGCCGGGTCGAAGCGTTCGCCCTCGGCGCGCAGCGCGGTGACGCCGATGGCGGCGAGCCCGTGTTCGAGCCGTTCCACGACGCCGCTGCTGCGGGCGCGGTCCAGCGCGTACAGGCAGAGCTGGATGAGCGCCTGCCGGTCGGAAAGCGCGCGTTCGAGGTCACCCGGGGCAGCTACGAGGTCCACATCGGGATCCGACGCATCCGCCGCGGCGGCGGTTCCGTCCGCCTCGGCGATGATCCGCGCGAGAGCGTCCGCGCTGATCTCGCCGGTCGGCGCTTCGGCCGCGTCGCCGGCTTCCTCGTGGCCGAACCACGCCATCTAGACCCTCCCCTGGCCGTCCCCGTGATTCCACCAGTTTGCGATACCGCGCCGCGCGGCGGGGCCGGATCACTCAGACGGGCCGAGAATCCGCGTCAGCAGCTGCCGCAGCACCGCCTGCTCGTGCTCGACGTCCAGTTCGGGATCGAGGCTCGCGCGGGAAAGCAGCGCGTCGACCAGCGCGACGACCCAGTTGCCCGCGTCTCTCGGGGCCAGCATGGGGGAGAGGCGGCCGGTTCGGACGCCACGCTCGATCAAGCCCACGAGACCGGCGCGCATGAGGTCGTCGTTGCTGCGGATCAGCTCGGCGAACTCCGGATCGCGCGCGGCCTGCGCGGCCGCTTCGAGGATCAGCCGCACGACCCCGGGCAGCACGAGCGCCGCCGACATCCGTTCGACCACGGCGAGCACGCCTTCCCACGGGTCCGCCATTTCCACCGCGGCGGCGAGCAGTTCCTCGTTGTCGGCGGTGTCGGCCTCGAAAATGCCGACGAAGACCGCGCGCTTGCTGGGGAAGTAGTGGAACAGGCTGCCGGAGCTGATCCCGGCGGCACGGCAGATGTCCGCGGTGGAGGTCTTTTCGAACCCGTCGCGCGCGAAACAGACGGCTGCCGCGTCGAGAATCGCGCGTCGTTTCGCCGCGTGCTTCTCCGGGTCGACAGTCCTCGCCACGGGGACATCATCGCTCAGGCGGCGGTTCGTCGAGCCACGGGCGGCCGTGCGCGGCGAACGCTTCGGCCAGCTGCCGCCGGGGCAGATCGGTCTTCTCCCGGGCGATTTCCCGGTCGTTCTCGGCGAGCAGCACGAGTTTGCCGTCGTCGACGAACGCGGCGGTGAGCGGAGTGTCGATGCGCCGGCGGCGTTCGCGGCGCTCGAGCGTGACGCGGGTGGCGGACACCGTGACGATCAGCCGGTCCCACGCCCAGAACCAGGCGAACGCCAGCCCCAGCAGGAGACCGGCGACGACCGCGCCGATCAGCCGCCACGGCTGCGGGATCTGGTGCAACAGCCGGAACGGACCTTGCACCGGGAACCACGGCAGCGACGTGATCCAGTCGGCGATCGCTTGGCCGCCCCAGCCCAGCAGTGCCCCGGCGACCGGGCAGGCCAGCCAGGAGCCGCGGCGCAGCCACGCCGGTTCGTCGACCACTGTTTCCATGGGAGCAATATTAGACCGCGCACTCGGTTTATCAATGTCCGGCCTGGTCGAGCGCCCCAATGTGGCATTGGGTGCGTCAGATGCACCCAATGTGGCGTTCGGTGCGTCAGATGCACCCAATGCCACATTGGGGCTGTTTCAGGCCAGTTCGTGGATCAGCGAGCGCATGGCCTGGTCGAGCGCCGGAACGTCGGCGGCCAGCCGGGACGACACCAGCAGCTGGTGCTCCGCCGTCCGCAGCCACACCCGGCCGGCGACCGGGATCTCCAGCACCGACAGCCGGAACGGCCGGGCGCGCCGACCCAGTTCGACTTCGGTTTCGCGGACGAGACGGCCCAGGCGTTCCCCGGCGAGGATCTGGCGGCGGTGGAAGCCCGACGAAACCGGACGGCGGGCCATGGCGAAGTGTTCCGCGGCCGCCGGGGCGAAGTGCTGGGCCGCGCGGTCGATCGCCGAACCGTCGCCGGGAGCAGGGCTTTTCCGGCGGGTGCGCGCGGAACCTCGCTCGCGCAGGAAGGTCAGCAGGCCGTTCCACCACGGTTCCCACTGCGCCTGCACCGCCGCGCGGTCGAGGGCGGGCGGGACGTGCACCGGCACAGCGGGTTCCACCGGCGGCAGCAGCTGGCCGTCGGCGACCGAGAGCGCGAGCACGTCCCGGAGGAACAACGCCACGTCGACGTCGTGGTCGCTCCCCCAGTTCACCCGCCACGAGGTGGTGTCCTCCAGCCGCACGACATTCAGCCTACGCGTCGCGGCCGAGTTGTTTACTGTTCGCGAATCTGTTGCCAGATCAGGAAATAGGCGCGGTGCACGACGTGGGCCACGCGGCTTTGCGCCGGAGTCGCCCCGAAGGAGGCGAAAGAACGCCACCAGCCAGCGCGTTCCAGCGCGTGCGCGGCCAGCTCCGGACGCGAGGCGCCGGGAAGGCCGAGCTGTGCGCCAAGGTCGGCGTTGCTGCCGACCCGAAGCACCTCTTCCGCCAGGTCTTCCGGCATTTCGACGGCCCCCGAAGCGACGAGCGTCAACGCTTCCAGCAGCCGCAGCTGATGCGCTTCCGGGCGGGCCAGCAGCACCTCGATCGCGTCGTGCACCCGCTGCCGTTCGCCCGGGTCGCCGGACGCGTGCGCCAAAGCGGTCACTGACGCCAGCGCGGCCGCGGCCTTGATCCCGTCCGCGCGCGCGGCGAAGACGATCGAGAGCCGGCGGCGGACCGCTTCGAGTCCGGAGATGTCGAGAAGCTTGCGCCGCAACGCTCCCGCGGTGATCTCCGGTTCCGCGCGGATCGCGTCGACCGCGCAGCGGATTCCGAAGAGATCGAGCTTCTCCAGCAGCCGCAAGCGGATCCCGGCCGGGATGTCGCACTCCCAGCTGGTGAAGATGTCGGCCGCGATGAGCATGGTTTCGAGGACGTCGTCGTCGAGCGCGGCGAGCTGGCCGAGCGCCTCGGCGTCGGCGGAGGTGAACCCGCCGGACTCGGCCGATTCGGCGATCAGGCCGATCACCGGCAGCACGTCCGCGACGCGCGGCTTCAGCGTCGCGGCCTGCTTCTCGGCGAGCAATTGCGCGGCCGTCCAGACGTCTCCGCCGGAGCCTTCGACAGATTCCGCGACGATCGTGTCCGCCTTGTTCAGCACGGCGATCGCGTTGACCGGCCCCGCGTCCCGGCTCGCGGTCGCGGCGGTGAACGCGGCCAGCGCCTGCTGATCGTCCGCGCGCACGCCCTGGGTCACCACGTACAGCACGGCCTCCGCGCCCGCGACGGCGTTGCGCGAGGTGTCGTCGAGGTCGTCGGAACCCTCGTCCTGCTCGGCCGCGCCCAGCAGCTGCTCGGTCCGCGACACCGACGCGGCGTCCAGCGAGCCGAGACCGGGGGTGTCGATCACCGTCATGTCCTGCAGCACCGCGTTGGTGAGGTACGCCTCGAGGTGCGAGACCTCGGAGATGTCGACGCCCAGCTCAGCCGGGATCGACCCGTCCGCGGCGAACGGCAGCACCTGCTTGCGGCCGTCGAGGAACACCACCTCGACGCGGTCGACGGTGCCGTACTGGAATCGCGTGACCAGCCGCGTGCACTCGCCGACGTCGGTGGGCGCGACCCGCCGTCCGATCAGCGCGTTGACCAGCGTCGACTTGCCCGATTTGATCCGCCCGGCGACCGCGACCTGCAGCGGCGCGCCGAGCCGGCGCAGCACCTCGGCGAACCCGGCGGCGGTGCGCGGGGACACCTGGGACCGCAGCCGGTGGCACAGCTCCGCCACCGACGCGGACAGTGGGCCGGCGAGCCGTCCCCGTTCCGCCGCTGCCGTCACCGCCCCGGCCCCCTTCCGGCTCGTCCGCTCGCCCGTGCGGGAATCGTCGCATGCCGGTCATCCTCCGGTCGCACCGAAGGTGCTACCCGCGACCGACGCGGCTTCCGGCACCGCGACCTACTGTTGAGTCGTGCGACGGCTCAGCCTGTGGATGCGTGCCCACCCGATGGTGGGGGACTCGCTGCTGGCGCTGTTCCTCGCCGCGTTCGACATCCTGGTGTTCGCCACCGGCGGTCTCGACCCCGAAGTGCCCGGTCCGGAGTGGTACGTCGCCGTTCCGATCGACCTCGCCGTGGTCGCGCCGCTCGTGTTCCGGCGCAAACGACCGGTGCTCGCCGCGTACGTCGTGTACGTCATTTCGTTCGCGCACAGCGCGCTGGACCTCGGAGTTTCCGGGCTGGCCGCGCTCGCGATCAGCCTCTACTCGGTCCAGGTCTACGTCGGACGCAAGCAGGGACTGCTTTACGGCGGCGCGTTCGTCGTGGCCATGGCCGTCACCGCGATCGTCAAACCCGAGCCGTCGATGGCCGCGCAGCTGCTGTTCAGCGCCTTCACCATCGCCTTCTGCTGGCTGCTCGGCGAGTTCATGTACGCCCGCCGCGCCTACCAGCGCGAACTGGAGGCCCGGTTGCATCTGCTGGAAACCGAACGCGACCAGGCCGCGCGCATCGCGGTGGCCGAGGAGCGCGGCCGGATCGCCAGGGAACTGCACGACGTCGTGGCGCATTCGGTGAGCGTGATGGTCGTGCAGGCCGACGGCGCGGCGCTCGCCCTGAAATCCAATCCGGAGCTGGCCGGGCGCGCGCTGGGGACGATCTCCGAGACCGGCCGCGGCGCGCTCGGCGAACTGCGCCGGCTGCTGGACGTGCTGCGCAACGACCGCGGCGACGACGAACCGCGGGTGCCGCAGCCGGACGCGACCGCGCTGGGCGACCTCGCCGAGCGGATGCGCGCCGCGGGCGTTCCGGTCGACCTCGCCCTCGGCGACGGGCTCGACGAACTGCCCGCCGGGGTGTCGCTCGGGATCTACCGGATCGTCCAGGAATCGCTCACCAACACGCTCAAGCACGCCGGGGCCGGGGCGAGCGCCGCGGTGCGGGTGGAGCGGACCGGCGACCAGGTCGAGGTGCTCGTGCGCGACGACGGCGCGGGCCGGGCCCGGCGGCTCGAACAGGTCGGCGCGAACGGAGCGACGGCGATGGCGGGGTCGGCCGCGACAGCTCGGCAACCGGCGCCGCGGCTGTCGGTCGCGGGAGGAAACGGCCTGATCGGGATGCGCGAGCGGGCGCACGTGTACGGCGGGACACTGGAGGTGGGCCCCGCCGCGGGCGGTGGCTGGCAGGTGCGAGCGGTGCTGCCGGTTAGGTTGAACTCGTGATCCGAGTGGTGGTCGTCGACGACCAGGAACTGATGCGCGTCGGGTTCCGGATGGTGCTGGGCGCGCAGGCCGACATCGACGTGGTCGGGGAGGCGGGCGACGGCGCGCAAGCCGTGCGGATGGCCGCCGAACTGCGGCCCGACGTCGTGCTGATGGACGTCCGGATGCCGGTGCTCGACGGGGTCGAGGCGACCAAGCAGATCGTCGCGGCGGGCACCGCGCGGGTGCTCGTGATGACCACCTTCGACCTCGACGAGTACGTCTACGCGGCGCTGCAGGGCGGGGCGTCCGGCTTCCTGCTCAAGGACACCCAGCCCGACTACCTGGTGTCCGCGCTGCGTTCGGTCGCCGACGGCGACGCGGTGATGTCGCCCTCGGTCACGCGCAGGCTGCTCGACCGGTTCGTCGGCTCCGGCGGTTCGGAAATGCGCGATCCGGCCGAACTCGACGTGCTGACCGACCGCGAACGCGAAGTGCTCGTGCTGATCGCGAAAGGCATGTCGAACGTCGAGATCGCCGAGACGTTGTTCCTTTCCGAGGCGACGGTGAAAACGCACGTCGGGCGGATCCTGTCGAAACTCGACCTGCGCGACCGCGTACAGGCGGTCGTCCTCGCGTACGAAACCGGGCTCGCCCGGCCGGGGATCGGCTGAAGCGTCCGATTCGGACACTGTCCACACCGGACCCCGCCGCGGATTCCGCGGCGGGGTCCTTGGCGAATCGGGCAAAATTCAGGGTCGGCTCAGGGGCATCCCCCATCGCGCTCCACCCCTCGACACGATTGAGTACTACTCAGGTCGGGTAGCCGGTTCGATCCACAGGATGACGCGAAAACGGCGGCGCTGCGACAGGATGAATTCCGTCAGCACCGCCGTAGAGGGAGCAGGGGATGATCGAGGCAACAGGTCTCACCAAGCGTTACGGGAGCACGCTCGCGGTGAACAACCTGTCGTTCAGCGTGGCAGCGGGGAAAGTCACCGGATTCCTCGGCCCGAACGGCGCCGGCAAGTCCACGACCATGCGCATGATCCTCGGCCTGGACAACCCGACCGCGGGCCAGGTCCGGATCGGGGGGAAGCTCTACCACGAACTGAAGGAGCCGCTGCGCGCGGTCGGCGCGCTGCTCGACGCGAAATGGGTGCACCCCAACCGCTCGGCGCGATCGCACCTGCAGTGGATGGCCCGGTCCAACCGGATCCCGGCCGCGCGGGTGGACGAGGTGCTCGACACCGTCGGGCTCACCAGCGTCGCGGGAAAGCGGGCGGGCGGGTTCTCGCTCGGCATGTCGCAGCGGCTGGGCATCGCCGGCGCGCTGCTCGGCGACCCGGAGGTGCTGCTGTTCGACGAGCCGGTGAACGGCCTCGACCCGGAGGGCATCCTCTGGATCCGCAAGTTCATGCAGCGCCTCGCCGCCGAGGGCCGGACCGTGTTCGTGTCAAGCCACCTGCTTTCGGAAATGGCGCTCACCGCGACCGACCTCGTGGTCATCGGCAAGGGCCAGCTGATCGCCCAGTCCACCACTGAGGAATTCGTGGCGCGGGCCGCGGAAAACACCGTGAAGGTGCGTTCGCCGCAGCTTCCGGCGCTGCGTCAGCAGCTGATCTCCGCCAGCGCACAGGTCACCGACTCCGGCGACGCGCTCATCGTGTCCGGAATGGACAGTGCGAAGATCGGCGAGATCGCCGCC
The nucleotide sequence above comes from Amycolatopsis sp. AA4. Encoded proteins:
- the grpE gene encoding nucleotide exchange factor GrpE, with amino-acid sequence MAWFGHEEAGDAAEAPTGEISADALARIIAEADGTAAAADASDPDVDLVAAPGDLERALSDRQALIQLCLYALDRARSSGVVERLEHGLAAIGVTALRAEGERFDPARHEAGGAVPTDDPELEGVVAETEVVGFADQDRLLRAPIVTVYAKRAQ
- a CDS encoding DUF6802 family protein, whose translation is MWVDESGGTDATGPEALTVHVDGQEYQAEVNYDTDHDGVADTAVVEHDDGTAQVFADTDHDGVADHYAVVDASGHVVDQAVYDEKTGSWVESGHGQSGSDGTDTHTSDTSTTGHIHADLPDGDVDAGVATIDTDHDGHNDTAVVETKSGGTIAFTDTNGDGQADVAVQVGADGSTHTFEHTGHGQWTETDGGANHAAADPGSDSAWGGEGAQLLSGVAKIDSGTGQWISPN
- a CDS encoding TetR/AcrR family transcriptional regulator, with amino-acid sequence MARTVDPEKHAAKRRAILDAAAVCFARDGFEKTSTADICRAAGISSGSLFHYFPSKRAVFVGIFEADTADNEELLAAAVEMADPWEGVLAVVERMSAALVLPGVVRLILEAAAQAARDPEFAELIRSNDDLMRAGLVGLIERGVRTGRLSPMLAPRDAGNWVVALVDALLSRASLDPELDVEHEQAVLRQLLTRILGPSE
- a CDS encoding ABC transporter ATP-binding protein — encoded protein: MIEATGLTKRYGSTLAVNNLSFSVAAGKVTGFLGPNGAGKSTTMRMILGLDNPTAGQVRIGGKLYHELKEPLRAVGALLDAKWVHPNRSARSHLQWMARSNRIPAARVDEVLDTVGLTSVAGKRAGGFSLGMSQRLGIAGALLGDPEVLLFDEPVNGLDPEGILWIRKFMQRLAAEGRTVFVSSHLLSEMALTATDLVVIGKGQLIAQSTTEEFVARAAENTVKVRSPQLPALRQQLISASAQVTDSGDALIVSGMDSAKIGEIAASANVVLHELSPQTGSLEQAFMQITGDSVEYHTGLEAEAQQAAAIR
- a CDS encoding dynamin family protein is translated as MTAAAERGRLAGPLSASVAELCHRLRSQVSPRTAAGFAEVLRRLGAPLQVAVAGRIKSGKSTLVNALIGRRVAPTDVGECTRLVTRFQYGTVDRVEVVFLDGRKQVLPFAADGSIPAELGVDISEVSHLEAYLTNAVLQDMTVIDTPGLGSLDAASVSRTEQLLGAAEQDEGSDDLDDTSRNAVAGAEAVLYVVTQGVRADDQQALAAFTAATASRDAGPVNAIAVLNKADTIVAESVEGSGGDVWTAAQLLAEKQAATLKPRVADVLPVIGLIAESAESGGFTSADAEALGQLAALDDDVLETMLIAADIFTSWECDIPAGIRLRLLEKLDLFGIRCAVDAIRAEPEITAGALRRKLLDISGLEAVRRRLSIVFAARADGIKAAAALASVTALAHASGDPGERQRVHDAIEVLLARPEAHQLRLLEALTLVASGAVEMPEDLAEEVLRVGSNADLGAQLGLPGASRPELAAHALERAGWWRSFASFGATPAQSRVAHVVHRAYFLIWQQIREQ
- a CDS encoding sensor histidine kinase, producing the protein MVGDSLLALFLAAFDILVFATGGLDPEVPGPEWYVAVPIDLAVVAPLVFRRKRPVLAAYVVYVISFAHSALDLGVSGLAALAISLYSVQVYVGRKQGLLYGGAFVVAMAVTAIVKPEPSMAAQLLFSAFTIAFCWLLGEFMYARRAYQRELEARLHLLETERDQAARIAVAEERGRIARELHDVVAHSVSVMVVQADGAALALKSNPELAGRALGTISETGRGALGELRRLLDVLRNDRGDDEPRVPQPDATALGDLAERMRAAGVPVDLALGDGLDELPAGVSLGIYRIVQESLTNTLKHAGAGASAAVRVERTGDQVEVLVRDDGAGRARRLEQVGANGATAMAGSAATARQPAPRLSVAGGNGLIGMRERAHVYGGTLEVGPAAGGGWQVRAVLPVRLNS
- a CDS encoding dynamin family protein, with the protein product MTAPTLPAQVQAAREQLLGVVREADPQAAKWVEDQRKARSEKPSVVVVGETNRGKSSLVNALLATPGLSPVDADVATATYLVFEHAQQWGAQACYPGQLASVPFDLTQLVDWVSAAHELPPGQLPPRYVEVSGPVPLLERLTLVDTPGVGGLDSLHGELAKEAAAGATALVFVVDASAPFTSTELQFLREVADRVETVVFVLAKTDAFRGWREILDADRQLLAEHAPRFADAVFHPVSARVFETAAKAPNDQVAAMLREKSGIAAVQVALQELLVGRSMMLKEANTLRSLSSALAGIKAKLQAESRALSAGEAEAEQLRARRDDLQSQRRTSTRGWQLRLRGEIQRTRVEVGHESSREMREAQAHFRQRIDAAKRDELAALPQEVDIALQTASQRVSMQLSQRLNQVTNTALSELFSAEELDVIRAQFARAGGPPVVLRPPDKKPPTAEDKLLVFMGISGGVGAGKIAALPLAGVAILNPVVLPATIVIGLGAGWWMARTRKHASDKQHLKQWLVEAIADARSTLDQLIAEQLIEAEQQLSLALDEALGRRIEAIEAELKEVDQTIKMSAQERAKKIAIVSKRLKDATEGHTRAETLLSRIRTVRDRA
- a CDS encoding response regulator transcription factor; its protein translation is MIRVVVVDDQELMRVGFRMVLGAQADIDVVGEAGDGAQAVRMAAELRPDVVLMDVRMPVLDGVEATKQIVAAGTARVLVMTTFDLDEYVYAALQGGASGFLLKDTQPDYLVSALRSVADGDAVMSPSVTRRLLDRFVGSGGSEMRDPAELDVLTDREREVLVLIAKGMSNVEIAETLFLSEATVKTHVGRILSKLDLRDRVQAVVLAYETGLARPGIG
- a CDS encoding phosphoenolpyruvate carboxykinase (GTP), translating into MTAVAIPGLDNAPTTHSGVLSWVREVAELTTPDRVVWVDGSDEEAARINQELVDAGTFVKLDAKPNSYWATSDPGDVARVEDRTFICSKEEKDAGPTNNWVDPAEMKATMTELYRGCMAGRTMYVIPFCMGPLGDENPKLGIEITDFAYVVASMRVMTRAGKAALDKFIAPDGSEREFVPALHSVGKPLAPGEKDVAWPCNETKYISQFPEERLIWSYGSGYGGNSLLGKKCYSLRIGSVIARDEGWLAEHMLILKLISPENKVHYVAAAFPSACGKTNLAMLQPTIPGWRAETLGDDIAWMRFGEDGRLYAVNPEFGFFGVAPGTDNHTNPNAMRTIEKGNTVFTNVALTDDGDVWWEGMENTPEHATSWKHQDWTPDSEEKAAHPNSRYCVPMSQCPILAPEWDDPKGVPISAILFGGRRKTTVPLVNQARDWQHGVFMGATMSSETTAAAVGAVGNVRRDPMAMLPFLGYHAGDYFNHWLELGKNADANKLPKIFYVNWFRRGDDGRFLWPGFSENSRVLKWVLERVEGKGNAVETPIGFVPNAEDLDLEGLSEPVEDIQAALEVRNEEWRAELPLIEEWFAKIGEVPSSLRDELDALAQRLG